A section of the Tepidanaerobacter syntrophicus genome encodes:
- the rplR gene encoding 50S ribosomal protein L18 encodes MLKKESRNVARKRRHARVRKKTFGTSERPRLCVYKSEKHIYAQIINDETGHTLVAASTLDPAIKDNVSGVNIESAKLVGDLIGKKALEKGIKSVAFDRSGYIYHGRVKALADAAREAGLDF; translated from the coding sequence GTGCTTAAAAAGGAATCTCGCAATGTTGCCCGTAAGAGAAGACATGCAAGAGTTCGAAAAAAGACCTTTGGCACAAGCGAAAGACCGCGCTTATGTGTATATAAGAGCGAAAAACATATATATGCGCAGATTATTAATGATGAAACAGGCCATACTTTAGTTGCAGCTTCGACACTGGATCCTGCGATTAAGGACAACGTTTCCGGCGTAAACATAGAGTCGGCCAAATTAGTCGGCGATCTAATCGGTAAAAAAGCTCTAGAGAAAGGCATAAAAAGCGTTGCATTCGACCGCAGCGGTTATATATATCATGGCCGTGTAAAAGCCCTGGCTGATGCCGCAAGAGAAGCCGGGTTAGATTTCTAG
- the rpsM gene encoding 30S ribosomal protein S13: MARIAGVDLPREKRVEVALTYIYGIGDTTAKKILKEANVNPDTRVKDLTEQEISKLRDIIEKQYKVEGDLRREVAMNIKRLTEIGCYRGIRHRRGLPVRGQRTRTNARTRKGPNKAVGAKRKA; encoded by the coding sequence GTGGCGAGAATAGCCGGAGTTGATTTGCCAAGAGAAAAGCGTGTAGAAGTAGCACTCACTTATATATATGGTATTGGTGATACAACAGCGAAAAAGATCTTAAAAGAAGCTAACGTAAATCCGGATACCCGAGTAAAAGATTTAACCGAACAAGAAATAAGCAAACTTAGAGATATTATTGAAAAGCAGTATAAAGTTGAAGGCGACCTACGAAGAGAAGTAGCAATGAATATTAAGCGCCTTACGGAAATTGGCTGCTATAGAGGTATTAGGCATCGCCGGGGACTACCGGTGAGAGGTCAGAGAACAAGAACAAATGCAAGAACGCGCAAAGGCCCCAACAAGGCAGTAGGGGCAAAGCGTAAGGCATAA
- the rpsE gene encoding 30S ribosomal protein S5: MQHKDNNIEENEFTEKIVSINRVAKVVKGGKNFRFAVLVVVGNKKGKVGVGTGKAQEIPEAIRKGIEDAKKNLINVPVLNGTVPHESIGTFGAGKVLLKPAPEGTGVIAGGPVRAVVELAGITDIVSKSLGSANARNMVNATIEALKQMKRAEEVARLRNKSVEEILGL; the protein is encoded by the coding sequence TTGCAGCACAAGGATAATAATATAGAAGAAAATGAGTTTACAGAAAAAATTGTTTCCATAAATCGAGTTGCCAAAGTTGTAAAGGGAGGAAAAAACTTCCGTTTTGCAGTACTTGTAGTGGTCGGAAATAAGAAAGGCAAAGTGGGAGTGGGCACCGGAAAAGCTCAAGAAATACCTGAAGCTATCCGCAAAGGTATCGAAGATGCTAAAAAGAATCTAATTAATGTTCCGGTATTAAATGGCACTGTCCCTCATGAAAGTATTGGGACTTTTGGAGCCGGCAAAGTCCTCTTAAAACCGGCACCCGAAGGAACCGGAGTTATAGCAGGCGGACCGGTAAGAGCAGTTGTAGAATTAGCAGGAATCACCGACATAGTAAGCAAATCATTGGGTTCTGCCAATGCCAGAAATATGGTAAATGCAACCATAGAAGCACTAAAACAAATGAAAAGAGCGGAAGAAGTAGCAAGACTTCGCAATAAAAGCGTAGAAGAAATTCTCGGATTATAA
- the rpmC gene encoding 50S ribosomal protein L29, producing the protein MKLKQIRDLSDQELLEKEKDLKGELFNLRFQAATGQLDNPMRIREVRKTIARIKTVLTERQNEKLRMGSQK; encoded by the coding sequence ATGAAGCTTAAGCAGATTCGCGACCTTAGCGATCAGGAATTATTAGAGAAAGAAAAGGACTTAAAGGGCGAACTGTTTAACCTCCGATTTCAGGCAGCCACCGGCCAGCTTGATAATCCTATGAGGATTCGCGAAGTAAGGAAAACTATAGCGCGGATAAAGACAGTCCTTACAGAAAGACAAAATGAAAAGCTAAGAATGGGCAGCCAAAAATGA
- the rpsH gene encoding 30S ribosomal protein S8: MAMTDVIADMLTRIRNASDVGHPEVEVPCSNMKKAIAQTLQNEGYIKGFEIIDDGKQGIIKIYLKYGPNKEKVITGIKRISKPGLRIYANKNEIPQVMGGMGTVILSTSKGIMTDKEARKAQVGGEVICYVW, translated from the coding sequence TTGGCTATGACAGATGTTATTGCAGATATGTTAACTCGTATTCGTAATGCTAGCGACGTGGGTCATCCTGAAGTGGAGGTTCCATGTTCAAATATGAAAAAAGCTATAGCTCAAACCTTACAAAATGAGGGCTATATAAAGGGTTTTGAGATTATAGACGACGGTAAGCAGGGAATTATAAAAATTTACTTAAAGTACGGTCCGAACAAAGAAAAAGTCATAACAGGTATTAAAAGGATATCGAAACCCGGACTTAGGATATATGCAAACAAGAATGAAATTCCACAGGTTATGGGTGGAATGGGGACAGTAATTCTTTCTACGTCCAAGGGAATTATGACTGATAAAGAGGCGCGAAAGGCGCAAGTCGGCGGCGAAGTAATCTGCTACGTATGGTAA
- a CDS encoding adenylate kinase encodes MRIVLLGPPGAGKGTQAKKIADKFGIPHISTGDILRKAIADKTLLGKQAAEYLEKGLLVPDDLVIAMVKSRLDMEDCKNGFLLDGFPRTVKQAESLDDYMQEKGIQLDIVLNIEVKQDTLIERFTGRRVCEQCGATYNIKSSPPKEPGLCDKCGGRLIIRDDDKPETVKKRLEVYETSTAPLIGYYKEKNLLINIDGSGSIDDVFEDILEHLKKVN; translated from the coding sequence TTGAGAATTGTTTTGCTGGGTCCGCCGGGAGCAGGCAAGGGAACGCAAGCAAAAAAGATAGCAGACAAGTTTGGCATACCCCATATCTCTACCGGAGATATACTAAGGAAAGCTATAGCAGACAAGACCTTATTGGGCAAGCAAGCTGCTGAGTACCTTGAAAAAGGACTTTTAGTGCCTGACGACCTTGTGATAGCTATGGTAAAATCAAGGTTGGATATGGAAGACTGTAAAAACGGTTTTTTACTTGATGGATTTCCAAGAACCGTAAAGCAGGCTGAAAGTCTAGATGATTACATGCAAGAAAAGGGTATACAATTGGATATTGTGCTGAATATAGAAGTAAAGCAAGATACACTTATCGAAAGATTTACCGGCAGGCGAGTGTGCGAGCAATGTGGTGCAACATATAATATAAAATCCAGTCCGCCAAAAGAACCGGGACTTTGCGACAAGTGCGGCGGAAGGCTTATTATCCGTGATGATGATAAGCCTGAGACAGTAAAAAAGCGTTTAGAGGTATATGAGACATCGACCGCTCCGCTTATCGGCTACTACAAGGAGAAAAATTTACTGATTAATATAGACGGATCCGGGTCAATTGACGATGTTTTTGAAGATATTTTAGAACATCTAAAAAAGGTGAATTAA
- the rplN gene encoding 50S ribosomal protein L14 translates to MVQVQTRLNVADNTGAKEIMCIRVLGGSKRKFASIGDVIIASVKSATPDGVVKKGDVVKAVVVRTKKGLQRKDGSYIRFDENAAVIISDDKNPRGTRIFGPVARELREKDYMKIISLAPEVL, encoded by the coding sequence ATGGTGCAAGTTCAGACAAGACTTAATGTGGCTGATAATACAGGTGCGAAAGAAATAATGTGTATACGAGTATTGGGCGGTTCAAAGCGCAAATTTGCATCTATCGGTGACGTTATTATAGCATCAGTTAAGAGTGCAACACCCGACGGCGTTGTTAAAAAAGGAGACGTCGTGAAGGCTGTTGTTGTAAGAACAAAAAAGGGATTACAACGCAAAGACGGTTCATATATAAGATTTGACGAAAATGCTGCAGTTATTATAAGCGATGACAAAAATCCTCGCGGTACACGTATATTTGGACCGGTTGCCAGAGAGCTTAGAGAAAAAGATTACATGAAAATTATTTCCTTAGCCCCGGAAGTGTTATGA
- the rpsK gene encoding 30S ribosomal protein S11, with protein sequence MAKPTKKRKEKKRIEKGSAHIHSTFNNTIVTIADEAGRPITWASAGSVGFKGSRKGTPFAAQMAAEAAAKQAMDYGMRSVEVFVKGPGGGREAAIRSLQAAGLEVNMIKDVTPIPHNGCRPPKRRRV encoded by the coding sequence ATGGCAAAACCTACGAAAAAGCGCAAGGAAAAAAAGCGCATAGAAAAAGGGAGTGCACACATTCACTCAACTTTTAACAATACAATAGTAACGATTGCAGATGAGGCAGGCAGGCCCATAACTTGGGCTAGTGCCGGATCAGTCGGATTTAAGGGCTCGCGTAAAGGAACACCGTTTGCAGCTCAAATGGCAGCAGAGGCAGCTGCAAAGCAAGCCATGGATTACGGAATGAGGTCTGTTGAGGTATTTGTAAAAGGACCGGGTGGTGGCAGAGAAGCTGCTATTCGTTCACTGCAGGCTGCAGGCCTTGAAGTAAACATGATTAAAGATGTAACACCTATTCCTCACAACGGTTGCAGGCCGCCGAAGAGAAGAAGGGTTTAA
- the infA gene encoding translation initiation factor IF-1 produces MSKEDVIEVEGTVLEPLPNAMFRVELDNGHVVLAHVSGKIRMNYIRILPGDRVTVELSPYDLTRGRIKYRFK; encoded by the coding sequence TTGTCGAAGGAAGATGTTATTGAAGTTGAGGGTACCGTTTTAGAACCACTCCCCAACGCAATGTTTCGGGTAGAACTGGATAACGGTCATGTTGTTCTAGCCCATGTTTCCGGAAAAATTCGCATGAACTATATTAGGATTTTGCCCGGAGACAGGGTTACTGTGGAGTTATCTCCATATGATCTGACCCGGGGCCGCATCAAATACCGCTTCAAGTAG
- a CDS encoding type Z 30S ribosomal protein S14, which yields MAKKSLIAKQKREPKFTTRKYNRCKICGRPHAYLRKYGVCRICFRELAHRGEIPGVKKASW from the coding sequence TTGGCTAAAAAATCTTTAATTGCCAAGCAAAAACGTGAACCTAAATTTACAACGCGCAAATACAACAGATGCAAGATTTGTGGCAGGCCTCATGCATATTTGCGCAAATACGGTGTATGTCGTATATGTTTTAGAGAGCTTGCACATCGCGGTGAAATACCGGGAGTTAAAAAGGCCAGTTGGTGA
- the rpmJ gene encoding 50S ribosomal protein L36, with protein sequence MKVRPSVKKMCEKCKIIKRRGRVMVICENPKHKQKQG encoded by the coding sequence ATGAAGGTAAGACCATCGGTAAAGAAGATGTGCGAAAAGTGCAAGATAATTAAACGCAGAGGCAGAGTAATGGTTATATGCGAAAATCCAAAACACAAGCAAAAACAGGGCTAA
- the rplF gene encoding 50S ribosomal protein L6: MSRIGKMPVDIPSGVEVAINGNQITVKGPKGSLSRVLHKDMIIKKEDSKIIVERPSDEKNHRALHGLTRSLINNMVMGVVNGFEKRLALEGVGYRAAKQGDKLVLTVGYSHPVEFDPPEGIEFEVPAANRIVVKGIDKDLVGQIAANIRAVREPEPYKGKGIRYENEVVRRKEGKTGAK, from the coding sequence ATGTCTAGAATTGGCAAGATGCCGGTTGATATACCTAGTGGGGTTGAAGTTGCCATAAATGGTAATCAAATAACGGTAAAAGGTCCTAAAGGCAGCTTAAGCCGTGTTTTGCACAAAGATATGATTATAAAAAAAGAAGACTCAAAAATCATTGTTGAAAGGCCGTCAGATGAGAAAAATCACAGGGCGCTTCACGGATTAACCCGTTCACTAATAAATAACATGGTAATGGGTGTCGTAAATGGCTTTGAAAAAAGGCTGGCATTAGAAGGTGTAGGCTATAGGGCGGCAAAACAAGGAGATAAACTGGTTTTGACTGTCGGATATTCTCACCCAGTAGAATTTGACCCACCTGAAGGTATAGAATTTGAGGTGCCGGCAGCAAACAGGATAGTAGTCAAAGGCATAGACAAGGATTTAGTAGGCCAAATCGCAGCAAATATCAGAGCTGTGAGGGAACCGGAGCCTTACAAAGGCAAGGGCATTAGATACGAAAATGAAGTTGTAAGGCGTAAAGAAGGCAAGACCGGAGCAAAATAA
- a CDS encoding DNA-directed RNA polymerase subunit alpha produces the protein MIDIEKPRIELIESSEDDTYGKIVVEPLERGYGTTLGNSMRRVLLSSLPGAAVTSIKIDGVQHEFSTIPGVAEDTTEIIMNIKGLAILLHGDEPKLLRIEAQGECEVKAKDIIADADVEIMNPDWHIATLEKDGKLFMELTLERGKGYVTADKNKKPNQPIGVIAIDSIFTPVHKVNFNIENTRVGQRTDYDKLIMEIWTNGTIKPEDAVSAAAKILIEHFSLFTGLTEKVQVSDVPQEEEKDDKEKILEMPIEELDLSVRSYNCLKRAGINTIYELTQKTAEDMMKVRNLGKKSLEEVEAKLSAFNLSLKQPEEQ, from the coding sequence ATGATAGATATTGAAAAGCCGAGGATTGAATTGATAGAATCAAGTGAAGATGATACCTATGGGAAAATCGTTGTAGAACCTTTAGAAAGAGGTTACGGAACGACTCTTGGCAATTCCATGCGCAGAGTCCTTTTGTCTTCTTTGCCCGGAGCTGCTGTAACATCTATAAAGATTGATGGAGTGCAGCATGAATTTTCTACTATTCCGGGAGTTGCTGAAGATACTACTGAAATTATAATGAATATAAAAGGACTTGCAATTTTACTACATGGAGACGAGCCAAAGCTGCTTCGCATCGAAGCCCAAGGAGAGTGCGAAGTAAAAGCAAAAGATATTATTGCTGATGCAGATGTTGAGATAATGAATCCGGATTGGCACATTGCTACTTTAGAAAAAGATGGCAAGCTTTTTATGGAACTTACGCTTGAGAGAGGCAAAGGCTATGTTACAGCCGATAAAAACAAAAAGCCCAACCAACCCATTGGAGTAATAGCAATAGATTCTATCTTTACCCCGGTACACAAAGTCAATTTTAATATAGAAAACACGCGCGTAGGACAAAGAACTGATTATGACAAACTTATTATGGAAATCTGGACAAATGGCACAATAAAACCTGAAGATGCGGTAAGCGCTGCGGCTAAAATATTAATTGAACATTTTAGCCTTTTTACCGGTCTTACCGAAAAAGTTCAGGTAAGCGACGTGCCGCAAGAAGAAGAAAAAGACGATAAAGAAAAGATACTTGAAATGCCTATAGAAGAACTGGATCTTTCAGTTCGCTCATACAACTGCTTGAAACGCGCCGGAATTAACACAATATATGAACTTACGCAAAAAACGGCAGAAGATATGATGAAAGTGCGAAATCTCGGTAAAAAATCGCTGGAGGAAGTGGAAGCGAAACTCAGCGCTTTCAATCTTTCGCTAAAACAACCGGAAGAACAGTAA
- the rplE gene encoding 50S ribosomal protein L5 — MSRLKDKYLNEVVPALMQRFSYKNIMEVPRVEKIVINMGINDARENAKAIESATGDLAMITGQRPVVTKARKSIAAFKLREGMPIGAKVTLRGQKMYDFLDKLFNINLPRVRDFKGVSADAFDGRGNYTLGIREQLIFPEIDYDKIDRVRGMDITIVTTAKTDEEARELLKRLGMPFA; from the coding sequence GTGTCAAGATTAAAGGATAAGTACTTAAATGAAGTTGTACCTGCGCTGATGCAAAGATTCAGTTATAAAAATATCATGGAAGTGCCCAGAGTCGAAAAGATTGTTATAAATATGGGTATCAATGATGCTCGTGAAAATGCAAAGGCAATTGAATCAGCTACCGGCGACTTAGCAATGATAACAGGCCAAAGACCTGTAGTCACAAAAGCCCGCAAGTCAATAGCGGCATTTAAATTGCGTGAAGGTATGCCTATAGGAGCTAAAGTTACCCTTCGAGGCCAGAAAATGTACGATTTTCTAGATAAACTTTTTAATATAAACCTTCCAAGAGTAAGGGATTTTAAGGGAGTATCTGCTGATGCTTTTGACGGTAGAGGAAACTATACCTTAGGAATCAGGGAGCAGCTGATATTTCCTGAAATTGATTATGATAAAATAGATCGCGTCAGAGGTATGGATATTACAATAGTAACTACGGCGAAAACTGATGAAGAGGCTCGGGAACTTTTAAAGCGTCTTGGTATGCCTTTTGCATAA
- the rpsQ gene encoding 30S ribosomal protein S17, with product MAERKNQRKVRTGVVVSDKMDKTITVAVERLMRHPLYGKTIKRTKKFKAHDENNECKVGDIVTIMETRPLSHDKRWRLVKIVKKAQ from the coding sequence GTGGCCGAACGTAAAAACCAGCGAAAAGTCCGGACCGGTGTAGTAGTAAGCGATAAAATGGATAAGACCATAACAGTTGCCGTAGAAAGACTGATGAGGCACCCACTATATGGGAAAACCATAAAAAGAACAAAGAAATTTAAGGCTCATGACGAAAATAACGAATGCAAAGTAGGCGACATTGTGACAATTATGGAAACAAGACCCTTAAGTCATGACAAACGCTGGAGATTGGTAAAAATTGTGAAAAAAGCCCAGTAG
- the rplX gene encoding 50S ribosomal protein L24, whose product MEKVHIKKGDTVYVLSGKDKGKKGKVIKVFPRKKSAIVEGVNMATKHQKPTAGMPQGGIMRMELPISTSKLMLVCNKCNKPTRFGHTILADGSKVRVCKRCQEVIDR is encoded by the coding sequence TTGGAAAAAGTCCATATAAAAAAGGGTGATACCGTTTACGTTCTATCGGGAAAAGATAAAGGTAAAAAAGGAAAAGTAATTAAAGTTTTTCCGAGAAAGAAAAGTGCCATAGTCGAGGGAGTGAATATGGCGACAAAGCACCAAAAGCCCACGGCCGGCATGCCTCAGGGCGGAATAATGAGGATGGAACTGCCTATAAGCACTTCGAAACTAATGCTTGTGTGCAATAAATGCAATAAACCTACCAGGTTTGGTCATACAATTCTTGCCGACGGATCAAAAGTTCGAGTATGCAAACGCTGCCAAGAGGTTATAGACAGATAG
- the rplO gene encoding 50S ribosomal protein L15: MRLHDLYPAEGVNKKSKRVGRGIGSGHGKTSTRGHKGQNARSGGGVRPGFEGGQMPLYRRIPKRGFNNIFKKEISVVNVEDLNVFEENTKVTPELLIEKGIIKKVKDGVKVLGNGDLKVKVDVQANAFSKSAQEKIEALGGKAEVI; the protein is encoded by the coding sequence ATGAGATTGCATGATCTTTATCCTGCCGAAGGCGTCAATAAAAAAAGTAAAAGAGTTGGCAGAGGAATCGGCTCAGGCCACGGCAAGACTTCCACAAGAGGCCATAAAGGACAGAACGCTCGCAGCGGCGGCGGTGTAAGGCCGGGATTTGAGGGCGGTCAAATGCCTCTTTACAGACGTATTCCGAAGCGCGGTTTCAATAATATATTCAAAAAAGAAATCTCAGTAGTGAACGTGGAAGATCTTAACGTTTTTGAAGAAAATACAAAAGTTACTCCGGAACTTTTAATCGAAAAAGGAATTATAAAAAAGGTTAAAGACGGAGTAAAGGTGCTCGGCAATGGAGACTTGAAAGTTAAAGTAGATGTTCAAGCAAACGCTTTTTCAAAATCAGCGCAAGAAAAAATAGAGGCGCTTGGTGGGAAGGCAGAGGTGATCTAG
- the map gene encoding type I methionyl aminopeptidase, which yields MIIIKSQREIELMRKAGKITALTLEEVKKHVRPGITTLELNRIAEDFILSHNCLPTFKGYHGFPAAICTSVNEEVVHGIPGPRVLKEGDIISIDVGVIFEGYNGDAARTFPVGQVEKEALRLVEVTKQSFFEGIAYAKPGYRLSDISHAVQKYVEANNFSVVKDYVGHGIGRDMHEDPQIPNFGPPGKGPRLRRGMTLAIEPMVNMGGYEVYTLDNNWTVVTEDGSLSAHYENTIAITDGEPEILTMI from the coding sequence ATGATTATAATTAAATCCCAGCGCGAAATAGAGCTTATGAGAAAAGCCGGAAAGATTACCGCGCTGACACTAGAAGAAGTTAAAAAACATGTACGTCCCGGAATTACTACATTGGAGCTTAACAGAATCGCCGAAGACTTTATTTTAAGCCACAATTGCCTCCCGACTTTTAAAGGATATCACGGATTTCCGGCAGCTATATGCACTTCCGTAAATGAGGAAGTGGTACACGGAATTCCGGGGCCAAGAGTGCTTAAAGAAGGCGATATCATAAGTATAGATGTAGGCGTGATATTTGAAGGCTATAATGGCGATGCAGCTCGAACCTTTCCTGTAGGTCAGGTAGAAAAAGAGGCCCTTAGACTCGTAGAGGTTACTAAGCAGAGCTTTTTTGAAGGGATTGCTTATGCAAAACCAGGATACAGGCTTTCGGATATATCCCATGCGGTGCAAAAATACGTAGAGGCTAATAATTTTTCGGTAGTGAAAGATTATGTGGGTCATGGCATAGGAAGAGATATGCATGAAGATCCACAAATACCAAATTTTGGTCCGCCCGGAAAAGGGCCTAGACTTAGACGCGGGATGACTCTTGCAATAGAGCCCATGGTCAACATGGGAGGATATGAAGTATATACGTTGGATAATAACTGGACGGTAGTAACGGAAGACGGCAGCCTTTCGGCTCATTACGAAAATACCATTGCAATTACTGACGGTGAGCCCGAAATACTGACTATGATTTAG
- the secY gene encoding preprotein translocase subunit SecY, with protein MWDALKNAWKIPDLRNRIKFTIFMLILFRLGTFVPVPRMDPAAVKQMVEKGALLGFFDIISGGAFKQFSVFAMSITPYINASIIVQLLTIVIPKWEELAKEGEAGRKVLAQYTRYGTVILGLIQATGLSIGFRSAMKPGILSNIVVILSLTAGTAFLMWLGEQITDKGIGNGISLLIFAGIVSRLPSSIFQVYSLLKVGTLNIIMLAIFLIFALAVIVAVIAVQEAERRVPVQYAKRVVGRKVYGGQSTHIPIKVNGAGVIPIIFAMSILMFPSTLAGFFPNNKIMVSIAQFLSPSGWLYALLYAVLIIFFTYFYTAITFNPVEVAENMKKYGGFIPGIRPGRPTAEYLNRIMTRITLVGSIFLAAIALMPYLITAITGVNISFGGTALLIVVGVALETMKAIEAQMLMRHYQGFLK; from the coding sequence ATGTGGGATGCCCTGAAAAATGCCTGGAAAATACCGGATTTAAGGAATAGAATAAAATTTACTATCTTCATGCTAATATTATTCAGACTTGGAACCTTTGTACCGGTGCCCCGCATGGACCCGGCTGCAGTCAAACAAATGGTTGAAAAGGGTGCCTTACTTGGGTTTTTTGATATAATATCAGGCGGTGCATTCAAACAGTTTTCAGTCTTTGCAATGAGCATTACACCATACATTAATGCTTCCATTATAGTTCAGCTTCTTACTATAGTTATTCCAAAGTGGGAAGAGCTGGCAAAAGAAGGGGAAGCGGGACGTAAGGTACTTGCTCAATATACGAGGTATGGCACTGTTATTTTGGGGCTTATCCAGGCTACAGGACTTTCAATAGGCTTTAGAAGCGCCATGAAACCCGGTATCCTCAGCAATATAGTAGTGATACTGAGTCTTACGGCAGGAACGGCATTCTTAATGTGGCTAGGTGAGCAAATTACTGACAAGGGAATAGGCAACGGTATTTCACTGCTTATTTTTGCCGGAATTGTATCAAGACTGCCTTCCAGCATTTTTCAAGTTTATTCTCTACTAAAAGTTGGAACGCTTAACATTATAATGCTAGCGATATTCCTTATATTTGCATTGGCAGTAATCGTAGCGGTTATCGCGGTTCAAGAAGCAGAGCGCCGGGTGCCGGTGCAATATGCTAAACGAGTAGTAGGAAGAAAGGTTTATGGCGGCCAGTCCACTCATATACCGATTAAGGTAAATGGTGCCGGCGTTATACCTATAATTTTTGCTATGTCGATATTAATGTTTCCCAGCACTTTAGCCGGATTTTTCCCAAATAACAAGATAATGGTAAGCATAGCACAGTTTTTAAGCCCCAGCGGATGGCTCTACGCCCTGCTCTACGCCGTGCTAATTATATTCTTTACTTACTTCTATACAGCGATAACATTCAATCCTGTAGAAGTTGCTGAAAACATGAAAAAATATGGTGGGTTTATACCTGGAATAAGACCGGGAAGGCCTACAGCCGAGTATTTAAATCGTATAATGACTAGAATAACATTGGTCGGATCAATATTTCTTGCAGCTATCGCTTTGATGCCATATTTAATAACAGCTATTACAGGAGTAAACATTTCCTTTGGAGGTACAGCCCTTTTGATAGTTGTGGGTGTCGCACTTGAAACCATGAAGGCTATAGAGGCTCAAATGCTTATGAGGCACTACCAAGGATTCTTAAAATAG
- a CDS encoding KOW domain-containing RNA-binding protein: MPQLMLGQLARSTAGRDKGRLMVVIDIIDDEYVYVADGDLRRVENPKKKKIKHLQLMNKRLDFVAEKRNNRRKIYNDEIRKALKEIADGSFDSQTSAHM, encoded by the coding sequence ATGCCGCAGCTCATGTTGGGACAACTGGCAAGATCTACTGCCGGTCGTGACAAGGGGCGGTTAATGGTAGTGATTGATATAATAGACGATGAATATGTCTATGTTGCGGATGGGGATTTGCGCAGGGTAGAAAACCCCAAGAAGAAAAAAATAAAGCATTTGCAGCTTATGAACAAGCGACTTGACTTTGTGGCGGAAAAACGCAATAATAGGCGAAAAATTTATAATGACGAAATTAGAAAAGCCCTGAAAGAAATTGCAGATGGCAGCTTTGACAGCCAGACATCTGCGCATATGTAA
- the rpsD gene encoding 30S ribosomal protein S4, with amino-acid sequence MARYKDAVCRLCRREGMKLYLKGDRCYSPKCAMDRRGYAPGQHGQLRRKPSEYGLQLREKQKARRIYGIMEKQFANYYEKAVSQKGVTGENLLRLLETRLDNVIYRMGFAASRPQARQLVRYGHVEVNGKRVTIPSYQVKEKDVVAIREKSRNLDFFKEIAEQGASKVVPAWLSVNFDTLTGEVLYLPKREDIDVPIQEHLIVELYSK; translated from the coding sequence ATGGCTAGATATAAAGACGCTGTTTGCAGGCTGTGCCGCAGAGAAGGCATGAAGCTATATCTTAAAGGTGATCGTTGCTACAGCCCGAAGTGTGCCATGGATAGGCGCGGGTATGCTCCGGGTCAGCACGGACAATTGCGACGTAAGCCTTCAGAATACGGACTACAGCTTAGAGAAAAGCAAAAAGCAAGAAGAATATATGGAATCATGGAAAAACAATTTGCTAACTACTATGAAAAAGCCGTCAGCCAAAAAGGCGTTACCGGTGAAAATCTTCTAAGGCTTCTTGAAACAAGGTTAGATAATGTTATATACAGAATGGGCTTTGCCGCATCAAGACCCCAGGCACGTCAGTTGGTAAGATACGGCCATGTAGAAGTAAATGGTAAGAGAGTTACAATACCATCTTATCAAGTAAAAGAGAAAGACGTTGTTGCAATTCGAGAAAAAAGCCGTAATCTTGACTTTTTCAAAGAAATAGCCGAACAAGGTGCATCTAAAGTAGTGCCGGCTTGGCTTTCAGTGAATTTTGATACTCTAACAGGCGAAGTTCTATATTTACCTAAGAGAGAAGACATTGATGTTCCAATTCAGGAACACTTAATAGTCGAGCTTTATTCCAAGTAA